A stretch of Castanea sativa cultivar Marrone di Chiusa Pesio chromosome 2, ASM4071231v1 DNA encodes these proteins:
- the LOC142624599 gene encoding uncharacterized protein LOC142624599: MGASSSSWESSYLNSTSGLLSLLDLNPNYLNQDMDEMDFDQIVDVPDTPDRLAAHHIIGKESAGRESNSSLAGHLRNPDFVGDKCMNGLRGRGRLANDNFQNKRLVFRSRKNHSDDEPKGCNSPIIISPPQNSYASQNAHLFRRPAIDKSFSHRSRHSIGTEKKDKGKGVSTKFPPNSSGFQEGTASLYLTEQSGHTQKPETGFPLDAFEDERKEQIPTFGGSSSYCLPVPPKASSNAYKGKEKLEDNTFKSLALAHGKGAAMSTEKQVSTPVHCLTMPRVSGQKRLVRNGCISPHNIATRAKQLAEQQSTSSNVDLVSKSPPLINISDIVSGDNNGDRVKGKGVMNLPSANKSGANIIHITGSPVIDNGEADGHNNASRDAFALPERLRGWRSTRSRSKKNDNPLSDAAGCLSGMNGVENFISQQHENRAERRDTGSGINCRAQCDVAKDCDAAQTAAEIVSEVDQIAGPHYAPNTLSRRQKKHRLTSRNRGECSASVTDDSDIVILGSYGEPSNSRSSRIQTRQRRGSLGPLIEVDDLSTEMRQNLSHDLDRTNNDDSDARARQLEADEMLARELQEQLYNEMPVVGGHEIDENVAWEMQQEWDVFRSASGGSHSDTHPRGSSVTHSSRQPRSRSSHNSSIRRATQAQAPTSNRIAQLMGAQARVPTSSRIAQLRNRISRHSPSGSSSRRNLHFPSYMDLDMRLDILEALEAAVGDLSDMSMANHAFQVQRDFNENDYEMLLALDDNNHHHAGASVNQINCLPQSTVQTDTSEEACAICLEIPTIGETIRHLPCLHKFHKDCIDPWLSRRTSCPVCKSSIT, translated from the exons atGGGTGCATCCTCGTCTTCCTGGGAATCTTCCTATCTGAATTCAACTTCTggtcttctctctcttttggatTTGAACCCTAATTACCTAAATCAg GATATGGATGAAATGGACTTTGATCAGATAGTCGATGTTCCTGACACCCCTGATAGGTTAGCTGCCCATCATATTATTGGTAAGGAAAGTGCTGGAAGAGAAAGCAATTCATCATTAGCTGGTCATTTGAGGAATCCTGACTTTGTGGGTGATAAATGTATGAATGGATTGAGGGGCAGGGGTAGGCTGGCCAATGATAATTTCCAGAATAAAAGATTGGTTTTTCGGTCTCGAAAGAATCACAGCGATGATGAACCTAAGGGTTGCAACAGCCCCATTATTATTTCCCCACCACAGAACTCATATGCTTCCCAGAATGCTCACTTATTTAGGAGACCAGCAATAGACAAAAGCTTTAGTCATAGGAGCAGACATTCCATTGGAACGGAAAAGAAGGATAAAGGGAAAGGCGTGTCTACTAAGTTTCCTCCAAATTCATCTGGTTTCCAAGAAGGGACTGCCTCTTTATATTTAACAGAACAGAGTGGTCACACCCAAAAACCCGAAACCGGTTTTCCATTGGATGCATTTGAAGATGAGAGAAAAGAGCAAATACCAACTTTTGGCGGTTCGTCTTCATATTGCCTTCCAGTTCCTCCAAAGGCATCCAGCAATGCCTACAAGGGGAAGGAGAAATTAGAGGACAATACATTTAAAAGTTTGGCTTTGGCTCATGGAAAAGGGGCAGCTATGTCCACTGAAAAACAAGTGTCCACACCTGTTCATTGTCTTACCATGCCAAGAGTCAGTGGGCAAAAAAGGTTAGTTCGCAATGGATGTATCTCTCCACATAATATAGCAACAAGGGCAAAACAATTAGCCGAACAGCAGAGTACCAGTTCCAATGTTGATTTGGTTTCCAAAAGTCCTCCTCTGATAAACATTAGTGATATAGTTTCTGGAGACAATAATGGTGATAGAGTGAAAGGAAAAGGTGTTATGAATCTTCCTTCAGCAAACAAGTCAGGCGCTAATATTATTCATATAACTGGCAG CCCTGTGATTGATAATGGAGAAGCTGATGGACACAACAATGCTAGTAGAGATGCATTTGCATTGCCTGAAAGATTACGTGGTTGGAGAAGTACACGGAGTCGTTCCAAGAAAAATGATAATCCTTTGTCTGATGCTGCTGGGTGTCTTTCTGGGATGAATGgtgttgaaaattttattagtcaACAGCATGAAAACAGAGCAGAGAGAAGGGATACAGGGAGTGGAATAAACTGCAGGGCTCAATGTGATGTTGCAAAAGATTGTGATGCAGCACAAACAGCTGCTGAGATTGTCTCTGAGGTTGACCAGATAGCTGGACCGCATTATGCACCAAATACACTCAGTAGAAGGCAAAAGAAACATAGATTGACTTCAAGAAATCGTGGTGAGTGCTCTGCATCAGTTACTGATGACTCAGATATTGTGATTCTTGGTTCGTATGGGGAACCATCAAATTCAAGATCATCCAGAATCCAGACTCGTCAACGTAGGGGCAGTTTGGGTCCACTTATTGAAGTCGATGATTTATCAACTGAAATGAGACAAAACCTCTCCCATGATTTAGACCGCACGAATAATGATGACTCAGATGCTAGGGCAAGACAACTAGAAGCAGATGAGATGTTGGCTCGGGAACTGCAAGAACAACTATATAATGAGATGCCTGTGGTTGGAGGTCATGAG ATTGATGAAAATGTAGCATGGGAGATGCAGCAGGAGTGGGACGTTTTCCGTTCTGCTTCTGGTGGAAGTCACAGTGATACACACCCT AGAGGCTCATCAGTAACACATTCATCTAGACAACCTCGGTCACGGTCTTCTCATAACTCTTCAATTAGGAGAGCAACCCAGGCTCAAGCTCCTACCTCTAATCGAATAGCACAGTTGATGGGAGCCCAGGCTAGAGTTCCCACCTCTAGTAGAATAGCACAGTTGAGAAATCGCATCTCCAGACATTCTCCTTCAGGGTCATCAAGTCGAAGGAATCTCCACTTTCCTTCATACATGGATTTAGACATG AGACTTGATATATTGGAAGCATTAGAGGCTGCAGTTGGGGACCTTAGTGATATGAGTATGGCTAATCACGCCTTTCAAGTTCAGCGTGATTTTAATGA AAATGATTATGAAATGTTGTTGGCCCTTGATGATAATAATCACCATCATGCCGGTGCATCTGTCAATCAGATTAATTGTCTTCCGCAGTCAACAGTACAG ACTGATACCAGTGAAGAGGCTTGTGCAATTTGTCTTGAAATTCCAACTATTGGAGAAACCATTCGGCATCTCCCATGCTTACACAAATTTCACAAAGAT TGCATTGATCCATGGCTCAGCCGAAGGACATCATGCCCAGTTTGCAAGTCTTCCATCACTTAG
- the LOC142623678 gene encoding dihydroxy-acid dehydratase, chloroplastic-like translates to MQATLVNPIPRATLSATTKHVPHHPNTQRTTFFSIRSSLSSVDESSTSSTPTQKKLNKYSSRITEPKSQGGSQAMLLGVGLSEEELSKPQVGVSSVWYEGNPCNMHLLRLSEAVKEGVLEAGMVGFRFNTIGVSDAISMGTPGMSYSLQSRDLIADSIETVMSAQWYDANIAIPGCDKNMPGTIMAMGRLNRPSIMVYGGAIKPGHFQGHTYDIVSAFQCYGEFVSGSISEEQRKNVIRNACPGAGACGGMYTASTMASAIEVMGMSLPYSSSTPAEDPLKLDECRLAGKYLLELLKMDLKPRDIITPKSLRNAMVIVMALGGSTNAVLHLIAIARSFGMNLTLDHFQKVSDEVPFLADLKPSGKYVMEDLQKLGGTPGVIRYLLELGFLDGDCMTVTGKTLAENAASFPPLATGQDIIRPVENPIKKTGHIQILYGNIAPDGSVAKITGKEGLYFSGPALVFEGEESMVAAISKDPLSFKGKVVVIRGEGPKGGPGMPEMLTPTSAIMGAGLAKDVALLTDGRFSGGSHGFVVGHICPEAQEGGPIGLIENGDIISIDVQKRSIDVEITDEEMERRRKTWTLPASKANRGVLYKYIKNVQSASRGCVTDE, encoded by the exons ATGCAAGCCACGCTCGTAAACCCAATCCCACGCGCCACCCTAAGCGCAACCACGAAACATGTCCCCCACCACCCAAATACACAGCGCACCACCTTCTTCTCCATCCGGTCATCCCTCTCCTCGGTTGATGAATCGTCAACCTCATCAACACCAACCCAAAAGAAACTAAATAAGTACAGCTCTCGCATCACTGAGCCCAAGTCCCAAGGCGGGTCCCAGGCTATGCTCCTCGGCGTAGGTCTCTCGGAGGAAGAGCTGTCGAAGCCCCAGGTGGGAGTATCGTCGGTTTGGTACGAGGGCAACCCTTGCAACATGCACCTCCTCAGACTCTCCGAGGCTGTGAAAGAAGGGGTACTTGAGGCTGGCATGGTGGGCTTCAGGTTCAACACTATTGGGGTCAGTGATGCTATCTCTATGGGGACTCCAGGCATGTCTTATAGCCTGCAGTCTAGAGACCTTATTGCTGACAGCATCGAGACTGTCATGAGTGCCCAGTGGTACGATGCCAATATCGCTATTCCTGGTTGTGACAAGAAT atGCCAGGTACAATAATGGCAATGGGTCGGCTTAATAGACCAAGTATCATGGTTTATGGTGGAGCTATCAAG CCTGGTCATTTTCAAGGCCATACTTATGATATTGTATCTGCCTTTCAG TGTTATGGAGAATTTGTCAGTGGATCCATAAGTGAGGAGCAGAGGAAGAATGTAATCCGTAATGCATGCCCTGGGGCAGGAGCTTGTGGTGGGATGTATACAGCCAGTACTATGGCCTCTGCTATTGAAGTTATGGGGATGTCACTTCCTTACAG CTCTTCGACACCTGCTGAAGATCCATTGAAGTTGGATGAGTGCCGTTTAGCTGGAAAATATCTTTTGGAATTATTAAAAATGGACTTGAAACCAAGAGATATTATCACTCCAAAATCCCTGCGTAATGCAATGGTTATTGTCATGGCACTAGGTGGGTCTACAAATGCTGTGTTACACTTAATTGCTATTGCAAG GTCTTTTGGTATGAATTTAACTCTTGATCATTTTCAGAAGGTCAGCGATGAGGTTCCATTTCTTGCAGATCTTAAGCCTAGTGGCAAATATGTCATGGAGGATTTACAAAAG CTTGGAGGAACGCCTGGAGTCATCCGCTACCTTTTGGAGCTTGGTTTTTTAGATGGGGATTGTATGACTG TTACTGGGAAGACACTAGCTGAAAATGCAGCAAGCTTCCCTCCCTTAGCCACAGGGCAG GATATAATTAGACCAGTGGAAAACCCCATAAAGAAAACAGGCCACATCCAGATATTATATGGAAATATTGCGCCAGATGGTTCTGTAGCAAAAATCACAGGAAAAGAGGGGCTATATTTCTCAG GCCCTGCACTTGTCTTTGAAGGAGAGGAATCAATGGTTGCAGCTATCTCAAAGGATCCTTTGAGTTTTAAG GGTAAGGTAGTTGTTATTAGAGGAGAGGGGCCTAAGGGGGGACCAGGCATGCCTGAAATGTTAACACCAACAAGTGCCATAATGGGAGCAGGTCTTGCGAAG GATGTTGCCTTGTTGACTGATGGTAGGTTTTCAGGAGGTTCGCATGGATTTGTTGTTGGCCACATATGTCCTGAAGCACAG GAAGGGGGTCCAATTGGTTTAATTGAAAATGGAGACATCATCAGCATTGATGTTCAGAAGAGGAGCATAGATGTTGAGATAACAGATGAGGAGATGGAGCGGCGAAGAAAGACGTGGACTCTACCTGCATCTAAAGCTAACAGAGGAGTTCTTTACAAG TACATCAAGAACGTGCAATCGGCTTCAAGGGGATGTGTGACTGACGAGTAG